In Leishmania panamensis strain MHOM/PA/94/PSC-1 chromosome 13 sequence, the genomic stretch acacacacacacacacacccacacacccacgcaagggaagcaagagagagtagggggagggggaagaagaagtgcCATTGCCGGTTAAATACACAAAACACGTAAGGTGGAAGGCGATAAACGAGGCAACAAAGGAGAACTGTGAAGTGGGCtgaaggggtggtggtggtggtggtggtggtgagaggcgggatggggggaggggagaggagagaggagaggagaaggcacaGAGACGTACACACAGTCACAGCGCTGAAGAAACGAACAAAGACACGCCCAAAAGGGAAGTAAAGCacggaggtgtgtgtgtgcagcacCGAAGCAGCACGTGAGAAGAGGATTTGAACCAATTAAAGACAAGTGCACCCAGACACCCACGTACACGCGTGGCTACGCCCCTGCGCGCtttcgcgctctctctcgcagtCCGGCTCCACCCCTTcctttctgttttctttcgatcgcctccacctcgcccCCGCCTCTGCTCCTCGTACTCGTGCATGGCTTGTTTGTGTGTCGTTGTgtgaggaaaggagaacgcACCACATGGTCTCCTCCTACGCACTCTTCGACGCCGGTGGGAAGCCCACGGACGGCTCACCAGGCAAGCACTTGCGGCGCGCCGCATCGTGCTCCTTGTAGGTCTCGTCTTCGGCGGACAGGATGCGCACCACTGGCACCCCGGAGAGGCGGCTGAGGTTGTGCGTGATGTTGGACAGCATcgcggcgtcgtcgacgACGGGTTGCGTCGACATGGCCTGCGCCCCGTACTTCTCTACGTTGGCCTTGACGAAGGACATGAAGGCCATCAGACCCTTGCTCATGATCTTGGGGTCGCGGGCGGAAACCTGCTTTGTCATGTCTTCAGGAAACGTGTTGCCGTTCGCCTGGTAGAGCTCTTGCAGGATGTCAagcgcctgccgctgccagtcCATGTACTCGCGGCGTGTGTACACAATGACCTCCTCGATTGGACCACGCTTCTTCGCGTTCTTGATCACCTGCGACCGAATTTCCTTGATAACAGTCGTCATGACCCGGCTTGCGACGATCAGCGAGTAGTCCAGCTCTGCCGTCGGCTTCGGGAACAGCTGTGTGACGACGGAACCCTCGTTCTGGAGGATGTTCTGCCACAGATACTCCATCGTGtgcggcgccagcggcatcATCATCAGCGCGACCACCTCGTAGTAGCGGCGCCCGAGATGTGCATGCACGTTGAGGTCGTCGCAGCACATCTTGTACTGGCTGTATTCATTCGATAGCTCGTGGAAGGCCGTGTTGAGCACCATGCGGAACTGCATGCGGTGATAGTAGCCCTCGGTACGGGTGATGATCGTGTTCATTGTGTTCTGGAAGATCTTGTCAAACTCGTTGtagtcgccgctgcgcagatCGGCGCGCTCTACTGTCTCCTTCGCCTGCTCCAGCAGTGTCGTCATCTTCAGCACGAAGCCAGCTGCCGTCTCGCGCACAAAGTTGGCGTCGTCCATGCTGTCACCGGCGTCAGCACAGGCGAGGCGTGTGGCGTCAGCGCCGTACGTGTCGATCGCCTCGCGCAGGGAGATGAAGTTCCCCTTCGACTTGGCCATCTTCTCGCTGTCGACCTGGATGTGACCGTTGCAGAAGATCCTCTGAGGCCACTTGCTCTCGTCCGCCGGCCAGATCGCGGCGTGGTTGTAGAGGAACATCGTCAGGTGGTTCTGGATGAGATCCTTACCAGAGCAGCGCAGGTCGACGGGGTACCAGTACTCGAACTCGTTGCGCATCAACTTCAGCGACTCAACCGGCATGCTCACCGCACCCGCGACGGTGGCCGCATCGCCGACGCCGTGGTATATGTACTCGAACACCTCGTCTGTGAACATCTCTGGCGTGAGGCCGTACGGGTTGTCCGACTTGCCACACAGGTCCATCGAGCCGTCGACGCCGACGTTGAAGAAGCGGTCGATCGTGTAGTAGGCCATGTAGATGGTGGAGTCGGACAGGCTGTCGATGATCATCGTGTGCGACGCGTCGCACGGTAGGTAGGTGCCGAGGCCGAAGGTGCGGCTGCACGGCCAGTCTGCTAGCCAGTTCAGCGTCTCCTCGAAGCCGTTGCGTACACCGGGGAAGAACATGTCCATCTTCTTGACGTGGTCCTGTACCATCCTCTTCCAGTCATCCTTGCCGTACTCAAGGTACCACTGATCGCACAGCGCGACAACGCactcgtcgccgctgcggctcaTCACCTGGCGTACCGGCTCGTAGTAGCGGATGCACTGgtccgccgcctccatgtCGCGCTGGGTCTTCACCTTGGCCTCACTGACCTTGACACCTGTGTAGGGACCGACGATCATGGTGCCATGGTAGAACCCCTGCTGGTAGCATACCTttttcgcctcctccagcagctccgtcgCGTTCGGGCCGTTGACCTTGAGCTTCTCGCACATAAACTTGGCGCCTTCAGTGCCTAGCTCGGGAATGTCGATGATTGGAATCATGGCGAACGGCACTACCCACTCATCCTTGATGCCGAGCTTCGCGCGGTAGTCCGGCTTGTTCAGCAGCTGGGAGAAGTTGATGTAGTCATCGGGCGAGTCGGACGGCACGGACATGACGACGCCCGTACCCTTCGCCTCCGTGATGGTGGACATGGGCAGCGTGTAGATCGTCCCGTAAGGCGCCAGCGGTGCCGAAAGCGGCATGCCGACCATGTTCGTTCCCTTCACTTCGAAGAGCGGCTCCGGGTCGACGCCGGTCTGACCGTTCACGTAGAAGTTCTGGTACGCCATGTTGCGCGCGGCGCGGGCAGTCATGATGTACACTTCATCCTCCCCCTTTGCGTCGCGCACGTTGTACGCCTTGTAGTTGAACTTGTTGCTCACCCAGCAGTTCGTCTGGCCAATCACCGTTTCCGGGCGGAGCGTGGCGCCGGGCAGGATGACGTTGCGGTCACCGATGATGTCCTTGTGCTCGGCGAAGCACGGCTGCGAGAGGGGGTTCTGCACGATGAGCTTCACCACCGTGTATtcctgcggcagcacacCTTCACCGCTGGCGCGATCGTGGTCGGCGCACGGCTGGCCGTCGCGCGGCGAATACACGCAGTAGCGCTTGCCGTAGTTGAGCAGGTTCTCGCGGCGCAGGATGTGGAACTGCCACTGAACAAAGCGGTCAAAGTACGGGTTGCGCTCCGTCGTCATAAAGGAACGGCGCCAGTCGATGTGGCAGCCAAAGCTCTTCAAGTCTTCAATAGCGATGGGCGGGAAGTAGTCCAACCAGTGCTGTGGGTCGGCAAACTTTGGGATCTCCGAATCGGGGATGCCCATGCTCTGCATAATGACCCACTGCGGCTTCGCTGGCCCACTTTTGCCGCGCTTGCTCTTGTGCTGCCCGAGCGCCACCGTAGGCTTGCTGTCCACCGGTGTCTTGGGCTTGTCCTCGAGCACCTCCGACGGGAACTGCGGCGGGTTGCCGTactgctgcatctccttcgcGATTTtctgcgcgcacgcggcAATTGGGGTGCCGGTGACATGGAAGCCAAAGGGCCAGAGCGAGCGGCGGCCCATCATGCGCTGAAAGCGCGAGGCGAACTCGGCCTTGGTGAGCGAGAAGCCGTGGCCGAGGTGAAGTTTCCCGTTCATGTACGGGAAGGGGAAGGTCGTCAGGTATTTCGCCGCCCGCACCTCCCCAGGCGCCGGGGCATCAAACTCATGCAGCTTCTTGGCGGCCCAGTCCGCTTGCTTCTTCTGCTCAATCGCCACAAGCGTATCGCGACGTGCTGTGGACATGACTGCGCTCTTCTTACGCTGTGCTGCACTCTGGTGGAGGTGTACTTGTGGGtcgaggggagagagggaaaagcaaGCGAATGGCCGAGTGGGTGCAGGCCAGtaagagacgaagaggaggaggaggaatggGAAAGCGGATTGGCTGGTTCGTTGGGAAATACACCAACGGAGACAAACCTCTGAACTACTGCAGAGGTCGACAGATTCgaatgagggagagagagagagagaggggggtggagatgGTGGAGTGTGAATGGAGTGGCGATCACGGCGGatggtggcggcagaggaagcgCACACCAGGAGAGACCTTCAAGCACCGCAAGGCGATGCTAGAAGGCGCTTTTCAACACCGAGGTTGAATAGACCATGATATGCAGCGTGggttgtgcgtgtggtgaTGGTCATGAGCTTCCGTGCGTACGACCGAGACACAGGGGCAGACTCCCCTACGAGCACGAGGTCAGCCTCAGTAGGAGAATCCACGACCCCCTTTCCCCGCAGCCTATTTCGTTCTGTCCTTCCCTTTCAAAAATGTGCGTCACAGCCGAGCGTGCCTTCGCCCCTGCCGCTGTCTGCCTGGACTGCcggggaggcgaagagagggagagagcgccacAAACGTCCACCCCCTGCTCTACCGGCGTGTGTGTCAtcaccgccccccctcctccttcctcacctACTAAACAACaccccatacacacatgcagagtTAACACATGAGCAGCactctccccaccccgccaAACCAGTCACCAACAGACATGCATGGAGATCAAGCAtgttcccctccctcactcttgCCCCTTCGCCTCACCGTTTGCCAATCAATGGGCAGAGGGCATGCGGAAGAGGCGAGCACTGAGGCGCTGGGCCTTGCCGAGTGTGTGGCTTCTGTGTGGGTAACTTAAGGCGTTAGGGGAGGActgaaagggagagagcaaaggcgagagagcgaagagaaggcagagaaagTGCGCCTATTTTTACATCAGAAGGTGCTGCCAGCACCCTTGTACGACGCATGCGAGCGTGCAGATACAGCGAGAAATGAGTGCCTCGACTTGAGCTCGTACGCCGCAACAACAGACAAAGCCGAGGGCTACTGAGGTCACAGCCCCAGTCACAGACGCGGGCGGCACAGTAAGAGGGAGCCGCACCACACGCCCCCACAAACAAAGTCGCGGGGATACTCTTACATCCATAACGCAATCACCCTCTGTGCCCCACACCTGACGGGGTGCAGGAGGGTGGTAAATCGCGGCCCACAGAGAAAGCCAACCCccaaaacgagagagggcgggTGAATGGAAAAGATAGATggacgctgtcgccgctgagGATCACACGTCCGGTTCTCTTCTGCGTCTTGGCCCGCCAGCACCATCaagacccccccccccccacacacacaagcacacacaagcacacgctCGCTCAACACACAGTCTTCACTGCAGCTGAGTGGCTTTGCGATACAGGAAGGGGTCCATGTCTGCCGGTACCACGGAGTCGATGTAGGCCCGATACCGCGCATCGTCCGCCTCCTGCtgggcctgctgctgctgaaacTCGAAACGACGTGCCTCAACCGCGCGGTGCACGTTCTCGCGCTTCTCGGCGGCCTGCAGCTTCTGAATGCGCTCTATGCGCAACGCCTCGGCGCGACGGGCGGCGGCTTCCTCGgcctcctttgccttcagctgctccggGTAGCGacgcatctcctccatgtACGCTTTTTCCTCGGCCTTGTTCAGGAAGCCGGCCGCAGTcgtggcagcgccgtggcgtCGCAAGCTTTCCCCGTTGATGCCGTCGCCGCAACCAACATCACCgcgtgcctctgccgccttcTGTTCCTCTAACTCTagccgctccttctccatctcgAGGCGATGGATGtgttgcttctccttctgATTCGCGTCACTGTCGTACAGCCTCTGCAGGAAGCTCTGCCCCTTCTGCTCGAACACATCCTGGGTGCGATAGATTGGCAGGTTCTCCGGCCTTGCCTCGTCCAGGTACCGCTGCAAGCCTGCCTTCTTGCGCTCTTCGAACGCCGCTTGCTTCTTCTGCTGGTGTTCGAGAACCCAGCGCTTGAGGCTatccaccttctcctcctcggcccGCAGTGCAGCCTCGTCCTTAGCATTTTCGGTCACACGAGTCCGCAGCTTCTGCGATTTGGTCAGTGCGGCGCGCCTGTGCGCCTCGTTGTAGGCGCCGTTCTCAAGATCTCGTGCCCGacgctgcgcttcttcttccagCTGCTCGGCGCGCTCCTCGGCGGCCTCTTGATCGACGCGCTTGCGGTCCTGCAGCTGAGCCGCCCGCTCCTCTCGTCGTTGATTGATTTGGTAGAGTACAATTTCTAAATTGGCGTTCTTTTCTTCCATGTTGCGTTGGCGTGTTTCGAGCTTCTTGTGCAGCTTCTCGGCCTGATCGCcccacagctgcagctggcacTCGCGCTGAAAGTTCGCGtcttgctcctcctcctcgcgcttgAGCATTTGCTTGTAGGCGACCTGCTCCTCGCGACCCTTGAGTGCTTCGTGAAGCATTTTCATCGAGCGCAGATGGCGTCCGCGCGGGTCTTCTTTGAGCGCTTCCAGTTCTTGGCGCGCAATAATAGCTTTGTGCTCCTCCTTGAGTTGTTCGGCGTAGAGCTCGTCCAGCACTCTCTGACGAGCCTCTGTGGCATCCTTTGCGTCTTGCTGCGCCTGGAGAAATCGATCATGGCGTGCCTCGATCGTGTTGGGCCAGCCAGCCGCTCGAGCCTTGGACAGCTCACGCCGACGGTCTTCTTCCTGCTTCCGggcgtcgcgctgctgctgctccgcggcCTGTGACCCGGCGTAGGCAAGACGATGGAAAAACGCGAGTTCGCGGTCGCTAAGGATGCCGACGCGCGTCATGTCAAGACCGCCGGCGACAGCGTTGCCATTACCGATTCGGCGAAGTGGATCCTTGCGAGCACGCGTGGCGGCCATGGGTGTCGTcgtcgacaccgccgcagcaggggtgccccgtggcggcggcattgTTGATAGCGACGCTTGAAGCGTGGTCGTCGCGCGTCTCGCTATACCTCCCGCACGTGCGGTCTAGGAAAGACGGGTAAGTGGTGttgtggggaggagagaggaaaacgagtGGCGGCTTGCGACGCAGACGTGCAATGCCATGCAGACCTCTTCCCAGATAAACAGCAAAAGGCAGGAGagcacaggagagagagagagagagagacaacccTCGCCAAAAGAAAGCTGAGGAAAAAGCGACGCGGacacgtgggtgtgtgtgtgtgtttaggCAGCGCATTCGAGTAACGCTATGGGGAGAATCCCAACGGAGCCGGGCTAAtaagcgagagagcgagagggagggggcaagaaGTGGCTGTGATGGTGCTCGAAATTGATGTGTCATGGAGCGCGGGGGTTGCAGCGATGAAGGGAGgtagagaaggggaggggggaaggagaaaagcaTGAGAACCAAGAGCAGAAAggtgggaaggggagtgGAGCATCGACTGCGCTCACTACTCTTTCACTCTCTACCCCTTTCctggtgtgcttgtgtgagTCCAAACACCCTTCCaccaccttcctctccccctcctccggctCTCCTTTTCGGTTTCTATCGAGTTGACCACCGTCGCCTGGTCCTCCGGAACCGTCCCCAGCTTTCTCTCTGATGAAAGACCCACatacccacacccacacacacacgttttgctatttttttttttcagctGCATAGACGTATtcgctctctcacactcACAGCCTCGCTTTATTCCcctgcagcacccccccccaacgaaagagtaagagagaggcattcatagacacacccacacacgcacacacacacacacacacacacaccgcagctTCTTCCACAAAGAGGGCAAAACAAGCGAGTAGCCCAGCAAAGGTAAGAGAGGGATTTGGCGGATGGTGTGGACTGCCCCGAAGACGCGCTGGTGTAACTGCCCACGCATCATTTCCTTCATGCCCTCTTCTcacccttcctcctttctctccactGGGGTGCGCTTGGCGACTCTGGAGGGGCTGGGTAGGGGGGgcctctctgctgcccaCGGAGAGACTCAATTCACTCATCAACGTACGCAATGCACGGCTGAGCCTCGTCTCTGCTACGACATGTCCACCGCGTCGCCTTCCTCTCCGGCCGCCGTCTCTACCGCTGCAGTTCCTAGGACATTCGTGTCGGCTGGGTTGAACTTGAGGAGAAGGTCTGTCATATCTACGTGGGTGAGCATcatgcggcggcagcagaagcgctcGAGGTGGAAGGCGTTCATCGCGTCCTCTTCGGAGACGCCTTGGCTGACAAGGTCAAGGTAGAGAAGATACTTGTCGGCAATGACGTTGCCGCACGTGAAGCAGCGCACAGGAATGATCATGTGGGGAAGAGGCTAAGAGGAATGTGAGTTGTCTGAGGTttgagagggagagagagttaGTGGCGTAGACCCACTAGCACACACATGGAAGGAACAGAGCGAAGGATTAagtagagggagggaggggggggggcgcacctgcacactCAGCGCTCCACACTCTAACGTCGTGAGCGAGGTACTCGTGGCGATCCGAGGGTTTTgtggagaaaggggaggagccAGACGGTGGTAGACAGCAACGGCAtaacgaagagaaagatagGGTTGAGTAGTGCAGACGCAGCCACGACCATAGGCAACACagtgagggggtggggggtggtggtggtggtggtggtgcaatGCACGATGCTTTCACTGTGCTCGTTTGTGGAGCGTACACCTGAACGCACACCTCCGCAGTTGCCTTTCAGCATAGTAGGGTGAGAGCCCCCCTGCGTGGCATAGCCAGCCCACTTAGCACGCCCGCCTCTACCGGTGGCATccactcttcttctctgtgccgctgcttggCTGCTTGGGCTCGATACCGTTTCACTTCAGCTTATCGGACAAGGGCAGTTTGAGAAAACCGCTTCGCTTCCCCTCGCTAGAGGAGGCCGGCGAGGCTGAtgaaagcaaagaaaacaacagagGCGAAAGCAAAACGGGGAAGgcggtgaggggaggggagggtgcgatgaacagagaagaggagctgtccgcctccaccaccccccCTTTTGCCGTGAATATCTTGTCTTACCCGCCgacctccaccccccctccccaaccAGACACATATCTACGGCCAGAACACACCACAAGGGCCCAGGCCAAAGCGgatgctgcggcggcagcactggGCAGACAGACGCAGGCCGGCCGACCAGCCGAGAGTCTGTACAGTAAAATTAACGGAGAAACGCGGGCATTTCAGTCCCTCAAACAGCGATGCGAGCAGAACGACACGCCCTTGAAAGATAGCCAAACATGCCAATaggcagaagagaggcaccGCTCCAATGAACGGCGCTGCAGGGGGCCCCGAGTAGCACGAAAACACCGAACTCAAAGAGAGGCAACAACATATACAACACTGGCGCAACACATTGTCGCGGCTTCCATCAACAAGACTTTACCTGGCAGCCTATCCGCGCCCATATATACTCACACTCGCCGACGTAGTAGATAGCCCAGCCCCCGCGATAGTATGATCTCACCAACCGGGCCAATGAGCTTCACTACCACTGGTCCTTTGCCGACCTTTCACCGCGCGTTCGACTGGAGCCACGGCCGCACGTCGATCAGCAACCCTAGCACGCCAATCACCACTTCCACAAAGACTAGCCAAATCACAATCCACTCCAATCGCGCGCCATGCCGCTGCGAGAAGTCCTCGGCCAACATGGACAAGATTTCATTAGCTGCATCCAGCTTGTTGTCCAGAGCCTCAACGCGCTCGCTGATCTCGTACTCCTCCTTGGTTGCCTGAAATACAGGTTTCAGATACGAGTTCTCCCAGAAGAAGTCCGGCTGGTCCAGCAAGTCGGATCCGCTCTTCAGCATGAGTCGGTACGACAGCACCTCGCcgcgaagctgcagcagacgtcGTTCTGTGATGCTGACCGCGCCCTTTTCCCGCAGctcgcgcggcagcggtgagcaGCTGTCAGCCAGCCCCTGCACCTGCAGCTCGATGTAGTCAATCTTGGCGGACTGTGCAAGCGCATGCGAGGCACATAGCATCAGCACGCTGCCtgtcgccacctcgccgcGCCTGTACGGGATAACAAAGTGATCAAAGCGGAGGCGTGCCTTGAAATTATCGTCCACCTCCAGCGTATCGCGAGCGACGAGGTTGAAGGTGCACCATACCGGGTAGTTCTCGTTCACAAGCTTCGTCGTGTAGCGGTTGGTCATGCAATGAGCAATCGCGCTGTGTGGCAGCATGTAGTCGTTCTCCACAATCTTGAAGTACCGCTGGTCAAAGCCCCACCAGACAACGGCACCATACGGGAACACGAAGAGGTCAAAGTAATgcatggtgctgctgccagagctcgacgtcgccgcgggagcttcgcctccttcgccaccCTGCGCAAAGGTGCTAGTTAATGCTCCTCCATTCCTTGCGTTGCTCCCCATCGCACCGTAGCCgtgcgaggaggcgaaggcagaCACGCCGGAGTTCTCGGCTGGCGATGCGGTGCCCCTCTGTTCGAGAAGCGGGGGCGGTGATGGGCTGCTGGCGGTGTCCACGCTCTGGGTGGCATCATTCCCAACCTGCTGTGTCGCCGTTGCGTAACGAGAGCGTTGGCGATCGCGTAGGCCTACCAGCGTGTTCGCGATGTCGCCCGCGTTCGCCCCAACATTCACAAAGGAGGACTGCGCGAAGCGCACGTGCAGGACATCGAAGTCAAACTTTGTGTAGTACCCTTGCGCACGGTAGTAGGCTTCCAGCTTGCCCAGGTGCAACTCGTCCGCAACGCAGAGGTAGCCGACACGACCGACTGGGCCAGGGTAGCTCGCTGCATCCTCCAGGCCAGCGCGGCCTGGCTTGGTCCACGTCCCAcccgcgcggcggcgtgacAGGAGAGTGACACTGCATGTTGTGTTGGCGAGGCCGGAGTCTGACCAGTAACCACTCGCCGCCGCATTGCTACCGCCGACACGGTAGCTGTGGCGGCTGTTCGACCGATGCTGACGATGCCTACCCAGAAGTGGCGACACATCAACACGACGGCCACGGACGTCACCACCGACCACATCCACATCActcagcgccagcagcgctgcctcatcATCGTCCTCGAGATTCTTCAGTTCCAACAGCGGCCGCACAGTCTGCTTCTCCGCGTCGTACTGGAGAAAGTGACTGCGAGCGAGGAGGTCGAGAAGGTGTTGATActgctcctccccctcgaCGCCAAGGATGGAGGCGACTTGCGAGACGCGCAGTGTTGTGCGACAGCCCAAGGGGCGCATGAGCTCCACGAGCTGCCTGTTTAGCTTGCTTGACGACTCCGTCTCGCTGTCCATGATTGCGTAATCCTAACCgtatgtgtatatgtgtttctctctgtgtgtgtgagggggggggttgggGTAAAAAGTGCGTGGTAGAGTCGCGAGATCCGCTGAGAGCGATAGGGCTAAAGCATAACAGGAAACCCAGCATGAAGCAAATGCgagggcgggagagggggggggtccaGAGGGGCGTTGATGCGGCGCGgtaagaaggggaagaggaaagagggagggtggaggagttCGCTTGGtgtcactgccgctgcgtccaCTGAATCGATAGAGTCCtagagaaaggaaagaggggtgTGCGGAGCACAAATGCCAACAACGACGTAacacagggagaggaaagcgagcTGCAAGCGAAAAACCACTGCAAGAGGAGTGTTTGCGCGTGGAGCTAGAGTAGCCTGCGAcacaggaggggggggggcgaggaggggtaTAATGCTGAGTATCCTAATCGATGGAGCGATCAGGCGCGCTGATCtcaggagaaggagagaagagagtcgCACTGGCataaaggaggaggaggaggagaggggctgTGAGTAGTGCGAAGGAATACCCAagagggatgggggagagaggtcAAGGAGAGCGGGACACACGACGATCAGCAAAGAAGTGCACGAGCCGGCAGAGTGCCGTtgctcctttctctccttggGGACCCAATCAGCGGTTGAGAGATCCGAGAGAGGTTCACAGGGCAGCGGGCAACAGCAGAATCAGATGGGCCTGAGCAGTAGCACGGCACGATAGGCAAAAGCACAcgtgcagccgcacctgcaGAGCCGCCTACACGAACATGACATGCAGAGACCgagtgtatgtatgtgtgtgtgtgtgtgcgcgtgtgtgtaagTACTCCGCTACCATTTTCTGCAAGTTCCTTCCCGTTCTCTTGTCTCTTTCGGTATTGAACCCCGGTTTGTCAGTATGACATCGTGCAACGCACAgccacccacccccttcttGTGCTTCCGCTTCTTGCTAGCGGACGCGCCTCCACTGGGAAGATGCTGTATGAATGCACTCAacacgtatacacacacgcacgcgcatctTGAGACGTGGACGAGacggaaaaagagagagagagagagggaggggacggagaagaggtgagAGCTGAGAACGTGAAGCTTATCTCGCTCTGCTTCCGCTTCCACCCCCAGCACACCCCATCGTTGCTCCCTTTCATTTTACGCCTGAGATGAGAGATGCGATGAACGGTGCCACGGCGTTAGCAAACTCTTTCGTCTTCTCGTAATGCACAAAGTGGCCAGCgccgtccaccaccacctgcgtTGCGTTGGAGAAGAAACGTGAGATCTGCTGGCGGTAATTCAGATCGTTGTACGGTGACTTACTGCCAAAGACGAACATTACAGGCAGCGTGcacggccgcggcggtggctgcggtgcggtAGCCGAGGACGCTTGCACCCCGGTCGCTACCGACGATGTGAACCAACTTGTGATGGATGGCAGGAAGCTGCCGTAGTCACTGGCGAGGACCGGCAAGTTGCACTTCCACTGCGCCGGCTTCGACATGTCTTTAGGACCAAGCACGATGTTCGTAGTCAAAAAGTTGCGCATCGCCTGGTCAGCTATACCGACCCGAATCAGCTCTGCTGTCACTTCCTCGTAGCTGTGAATTGCGTCCAGCCGCACCCTTGTCATGCGCTCGAGTGTCTCCTTGATGTTATCAGAGCCGCTGTACTCTGCCAAGGGCCGCATCGTTGATGTTATGTCTACAATGACAGCACCAGCGATGCGGCCCAGCGGTGAGATGCGGGAGGCAATACCGCTGTCCGTTGATGGTGATGAGGACGCATCGCAGTTGCTGAAGAGCACTTTGGAGATGGGCTGCGAGGAAGCGAAGTCGAACTCCTCGTGCACGGCACGCATTCCAGCGGCGCACTGACGACGGTGCTCCGCTGGCCACGCTCCGTAGGACGATGATGACGTCGTGCCCCCGTCGTCGCAGTGGTCAGCCCATGAGGTCAGCAGATAATCCTCGTTGgcccgccgcagcagcgtgcctATCACCGCCAAGCCGCCCATGCTATGCCCAATTAAGATTGCGTGCCGTGTTGTGCACGAGGATGGGTCATGAAAGGTACGCTTCAGCTCTtgctgctcgcgcagcaccagcgcttCGAGATCGGAGGCAAGCGCTGCGTTGGTGtggtcgctgctgtgcggaCTGTTA encodes the following:
- a CDS encoding DNA-directed RNA polymerase I subunit, putative (TriTrypDB/GeneDB-style sysID: LpmP.13.1000), translating into MIIPVRCFTCGNVIADKYLLYLDLVSQGVSEEDAMNAFHLERFCCRRMMLTHVDMTDLLLKFNPADTNVLGTAAVETAAGEEGDAVDMS
- a CDS encoding leucyl-tRNA synthetase, putative (TriTrypDB/GeneDB-style sysID: LpmP.13.0980), with the protein product MSTARRDTLVAIEQKKQADWAAKKLHEFDAPAPGEVRAAKYLTTFPFPYMNGKLHLGHGFSLTKAEFASRFQRMMGRRSLWPFGFHVTGTPIAACAQKIAKEMQQYGNPPQFPSEVLEDKPKTPVDSKPTVALGQHKSKRGKSGPAKPQWVIMQSMGIPDSEIPKFADPQHWLDYFPPIAIEDLKSFGCHIDWRRSFMTTERNPYFDRFVQWQFHILRRENLLNYGKRYCVYSPRDGQPCADHDRASGEGVLPQEYTVVKLIVQNPLSQPCFAEHKDIIGDRNVILPGATLRPETVIGQTNCWVSNKFNYKAYNVRDAKGEDEVYIMTARAARNMAYQNFYVNGQTGVDPEPLFEVKGTNMVGMPLSAPLAPYGTIYTLPMSTITEAKGTGVVMSVPSDSPDDYINFSQLLNKPDYRAKLGIKDEWVVPFAMIPIIDIPELGTEGAKFMCEKLKVNGPNATELLEEAKKVCYQQGFYHGTMIVGPYTGVKVSEAKVKTQRDMEAADQCIRYYEPVRQVMSRSGDECVVALCDQWYLEYGKDDWKRMVQDHVKKMDMFFPGVRNGFEETLNWLADWPCSRTFGLGTYLPCDASHTMIIDSLSDSTIYMAYYTIDRFFNVGVDGSMDLCGKSDNPYGLTPEMFTDEVFEYIYHGVGDAATVAGAVSMPVESLKLMRNEFEYWYPVDLRCSGKDLIQNHLTMFLYNHAAIWPADESKWPQRIFCNGHIQVDSEKMAKSKGNFISLREAIDTYGADATRLACADAGDSMDDANFVRETAAGFVLKMTTLLEQAKETVERADLRSGDYNEFDKIFQNTMNTIITRTEGYYHRMQFRMVLNTAFHELSNEYSQYKMCCDDLNVHAHLGRRYYEVVALMMMPLAPHTMEYLWQNILQNEGSVVTQLFPKPTAELDYSLIVASRVMTTVIKEIRSQVIKNAKKRGPIEEVIVYTRREYMDWQRQALDILQELYQANGNTFPEDMTKQVSARDPKIMSKGLMAFMSFVKANVEKYGAQAMSTQPVVDDAAMLSNITHNLSRLSGVPVVRILSAEDETYKEHDAARRKCLPGEPSVGFPPASKSA
- a CDS encoding hypothetical protein (TriTrypDB/GeneDB-style sysID: LpmP.13.0990), producing MAATRARKDPLRRIGNGNAVAGGLDMTRVGILSDRELAFFHRLAYAGSQAAEQQQRDARKQEEDRRRELSKARAAGWPNTIEARHDRFLQAQQDAKDATEARQRVLDELYAEQLKEEHKAIIARQELEALKEDPRGRHLRSMKMLHEALKGREEQVAYKQMLKREEEEQDANFQRECQLQLWGDQAEKLHKKLETRQRNMEEKNANLEIVLYQINQRREERAAQLQDRKRVDQEAAEERAEQLEEEAQRRARDLENGAYNEAHRRAALTKSQKLRTRVTENAKDEAALRAEEEKVDSLKRWVLEHQQKKQAAFEERKKAGLQRYLDEARPENLPIYRTQDVFEQKGQSFLQRLYDSDANQKEKQHIHRLEMEKERLELEEQKAAEARGDVGCGDGINGESLRRHGAATTAAGFLNKAEEKAYMEEMRRYPEQLKAKEAEEAAARRAEALRIERIQKLQAAEKRENVHRAVEARRFEFQQQQAQQEADDARYRAYIDSVVPADMDPFLYRKATQLQ